The Prunus persica cultivar Lovell chromosome G8, Prunus_persica_NCBIv2, whole genome shotgun sequence genome includes a region encoding these proteins:
- the LOC109946269 gene encoding uncharacterized protein LOC109946269 produces the protein MIVRCTTVHECDLRFVSDKHRQATAALVATSLKRKLKDSRTIYTPSDIMRDVKHNFGCTIHYSKAWKARELALLSIRGSTEEAYYILPAYYYELERMNPSTKTHIQTDENNHFVYLFMAVGACIRGFRSSMRPVIAVDATHLKSKYKGVMFVANAFDGNRNIYPLAFGIGDLETDASWHWFFTKLHEAFGECPNLVIIFYRNVSIENAAKSYSIAEFDCHFHKIKRKEHVAQYLEEAGLHKWSRAHMDGHRYNVMTTNITESINSVLRFARMLPVVHLIGEIVNLLVKWFTERRELALNCTTTLYPNFGEKKLRNRLEDAARMNVVKVNNAQFNVLDCDMDGLVDLTNNSCSCRKFQLEQLPCKHVVAVCHFLKVNVYTKASRYYTRKTWMDAYSDSIYLVQPHGMWDISEDVRSRVVLPPMARVMPGR, from the exons ATGATTGTGAGGTGTACAACTGTCCATGAATGTGATTTGAGGTTCGTAAGTGACAAGCATCGTCAAGCAACCGCAGCACTTGTAGCCACTTCACTTAAAAGGAAGTTGAAGGATTCTCGGACAATATACACACCAAGTGACATTATGAGAGATGTGAAACACAACTTTGGTTGCACCATCCATTATTCGAAAGCTTGGAAAGCAAGGGAGTTAGCTCTATTGTCCATTAGAGGATCAACGGAGGAGGcatattatatccttccagctTATTACTATGAATTGGAGCGTATGAATCCCAGCACAAAAACACACATCCAAACTGATGAGAACAATCactttgtgtatttatttatggcgGTTGGCGCATGTATTAGAGGGTTCCGTTCTTCCATGCGCCCAGTGATAGCCGTGGATGCCACTCATTTAAAATCCAAGTACAAGGGTGTTATGTTTGTAGCAAATGCATTCGATGGTAATCGAAATATATATCCTCTTGCTTTTGGGATCGGAGATTTGGAGACGGATGCATCATGGCATTGGTTTTTCACTAAACTTCATGAAGCCTTTGGTGAGTGTCCCaatcttgttattattttttatcgcAATGTTAGCATAGAGAAT GCTGCGAAATCTTATTCCATTGCTGAATTTGATTGTCATTTTCACAAGATCAAGCGAAAGGAACATGTTGCTCAATATCTTGAAGAGGCAGGGTTACATAAGTGGTCTAGAGCTCACATGGATGGACACCGCTACAATGTAATGACAACAAATATTACGGAGTCAATCAACTCAGTCCTTAGGTTTGCAAGGATGCTGCCAGTGGTTCATTTGATAGGGGAAATTGTTAATCTCCTTGTGAAATGGTTCACCGAACGTCGTGAGTTGGCTTTGAATTGCACAACAACATTGTACCCTaattttggagagaagaagtTGAGGAACAGGTTGGAGGATGCTGCAAGGATGAATGTAGTTAAAGTAAATAATGCACAGTTTAATGTTTTGGACTGTGATATGGACGGCCTCGTAGATTTGACGAACAACAGTTGTAGTTGTAGAAAGTTTCAGCTTGAGCAGCTACCTTGCAAGCATGTAGTTGCAGTTTGCCACTTCTTGAAAGTAAATGTATACACAAAGGCTTCTCGGTATTACACTCGGAAAACCTGGATGGATGCTTATTCGGATAGCATCTACCTGGTACAACCTCACGGAATGTGGGATATTTCTGAAGATGTTCGAAGTCGAGTTGTGCTGCCTCCCATGGCAAGGGTCATGCCAGGCAGATGA
- the LOC18768779 gene encoding basic form of pathogenesis-related protein 1: MVFNTKLLLAICCVALVFTLVSANISKEEIDGFLEEHNKARKEVGNKPLKWNTTLAQYAQEYANKRVDDCAMEHSRGRWGENLTSGDGMTGAAGTKYWVTEKEFYDPKSNKCVKEECGHYLAVIWGKTTEVGCGISKCKDGKNYIVCSYDPMYQPEDERPY; the protein is encoded by the coding sequence atggtgTTCAACACAAAGCTTCTTTTGGCCATCTGCTGCGTCGCATTGGTCTTCACTCTTGTCTCTGCAAACATTTCCAAAGAAGAGATCGATGGCTTCCTCGAGGAGCACAACAAGGCTCGTAAAGAGGTCGGCAACAAACCCCTTAAATGGAACACGACCTTGGCCCAGTATGCCCAAGAATATGCCAACAAAAGAGTTGACGACTGCGCTATGGAGCACTCAAGAGGGCGTTGGGGTGAGAACTTGACCTCTGGTGACGGCATGACCGGCGCAGCTGGCACTAAATATTGGGTCACCGAGAAAGAGTTCTATGACCCCAAGTCCAACAAATGCGTCAAAGAGGAATGTGGTCACTACCTTGCTGTGATCTGGGGCAAAACCACCGAGGTCGGATGTGGCATTTCAAAGTGCAAGGATGGAAAGAACTACATTGTTTGCAGCTACGATCCCATGTACCAGCCCGAGGATGAGCGCCCATACTAG
- the LOC18768777 gene encoding GDSL esterase/lipase At1g54790: MALKVIALQLIASLAAFLPTTIPANLSYPALFNFGDSNSDTGGLNAGIAFPIKRFCNGYLIIDYLMNEMDLPFLNPYLDSVGAPSFQTGCNFATAGSTVLSANAASISPFSIGIQVAQFGRFKAKALELLSKDKKLQNVLPFEDYFKQGLYTFDVNEPS; encoded by the exons ATGGCTCTGAAAGTTATTGCCCTTCAATTAATAGCATCATTGGCTGCATTCTTGCCTACAACTATCCCCGCCAATCTCAGTTATCCGGCATTGTTTAACTTCGGCGATTCGAATTCAGACACCGGAGGCCTCAATGCAGGAATTGCTTTTCCTATTAAACGTTTCTGCAATGGCTATTTGATCATTGATTACCTAA TGAATGAAATGGACCTACCATTTCTGAATCCATACTTGGATTCTGTTGGTGCACCAAGCTTCCAAACAGGATGCAATTTTGCAACTGCAGGGTCTACTGTTCTTTCAGCCAATGCAGCCTCAATAAGCCCCTTCTCCATTGGAATTCAGGTTGCTCAATTTGGCAGATTCAAGGCAAAAGCTCTTGAGTTACTATCTAAag AcaagaagcttcaaaatgTCCTCCCTTTCGAAGATTATTTCAAGCAGGGCCTTTACACATTCGATGTAAACGAGCCAAGCTGA
- the LOC18766447 gene encoding basic form of pathogenesis-related protein 1, with amino-acid sequence MAFNTKLLLAICCVALVFTLVSANISKEEIDGFLEEHNKARKEVGNKPLKWNTTLAQYAQEYANKRVDDCAMEHSRGRWGENLTSGDGMTGAAGTKYWVTEKEFYDPKSNKCVKEECGHYLAVIWGKTTEVGCGISKCKDGKNYIVCSYDPMYQPEDERPY; translated from the coding sequence atggcgTTCAACACGAAGCTTCTTTTGGCCATATGCTGTGTCGCATTGGTCTTCACTCTTGTCTCTGCAAACATTTCCAAAGAAGAGATCGATGGCTTTCTCGAGGAGCACAACAAGGCTCGTAAAGAGGTCGGCAACAAACCCCTTAAATGGAACACGACCTTGGCCCAGTATGCCCAAGAATATGCCAACAAAAGAGTTGACGACTGCGCTATGGAGCACTCAAGGGGGCGTTGGGGTGAGAACTTGACCTCTGGCGACGGCATGACCGGCGCAGCTGGCACTAAATATTGGGTCACCGAGAAAGAGTTCTATGACCCCAAGTCCAACAAATGCGTCAAAGAGGAATGTGGTCACTACCTTGCTGTGATCTGGGGCAAAACCACCGAGGTCGGATGTGGCATTTCAAAGTGCAAGGATGGAAAGAACTACATCGTTTGCAGCTACGATCCCATGTACCAGCCCGAGGATGAGCGCCCATACTAG